In a single window of the Terriglobus roseus genome:
- the htpG gene encoding molecular chaperone HtpG — protein MSKQQFQTEVSQLLQLIVHSLYSHPEIFLRELISNSSDALDKLRHLALTDERLKALVGSGIDAPRIDLTLDEDAKTLTLSDTGIGMNEEDLVAHLGTIARSGTKNFLAQLSGDAKKDSNLIGQFGVGFYSVFMVSDKVEVLSRKAGEDKTWKWTSDGKTGFDLEEATGSGARASAGTTVLIHLNDEGAQYANGYRLQEIVKKYSNHIAFPIFLTYDKSEWNAEKKESEKSRVTEQVNAASAMWQRSKSELTDEDYQEFYKSITGEWEDPLFWFHTRAEGTMEYTTLFYIPAKAPSDLYQADYKGGIKLYVKRVFIMDDSKELLPPYLRFVRGIIDSEDLPLNVSREILQQNKVLTSIKTASVKKILGELKTIAANDPAKYGQFIEQYNRPLKEGVYGDYANRDTLLELVRFKTTKADGLTSLAEVKDRMQPEQKALYFITGGSESMLRNSPLLEIYKKKGIEVLLLDDDIDEIVFSSVPKYGDIDLKAVNSATASEDLKDDSAPEKSEELKPLLEKIKAALGDAVKEVRASSRLADSPSVIVSDEDEPSARMRQMMRAMGQKELPEPTPTLEINPDHEIIRKLLADPSNSKVEDAAWLLFDQGLLLEGVPLKDPAVFVQRLNRVLNQSI, from the coding sequence ATGTCAAAGCAACAGTTCCAGACCGAAGTCAGCCAGCTCCTGCAGTTGATCGTCCATTCGCTTTACTCTCACCCGGAGATCTTTCTTCGCGAACTCATCTCCAACTCCTCCGACGCGCTCGACAAGCTCCGCCATCTGGCTCTTACCGATGAGCGGCTTAAAGCGCTCGTTGGCAGTGGCATTGATGCACCGCGCATCGACCTGACGCTCGACGAAGACGCCAAGACGTTAACCCTCTCCGATACCGGTATCGGCATGAACGAAGAGGATCTGGTCGCACACCTTGGTACCATCGCCCGCTCCGGCACGAAAAACTTCCTTGCACAGCTCTCTGGCGATGCGAAGAAGGACTCGAACCTGATCGGCCAGTTCGGTGTCGGCTTCTATTCGGTCTTCATGGTGTCCGACAAGGTTGAGGTTCTCTCGCGCAAGGCCGGCGAAGACAAGACCTGGAAGTGGACCTCGGACGGTAAGACCGGTTTTGATCTGGAAGAGGCAACTGGGTCGGGTGCCCGCGCGTCCGCTGGGACAACCGTTCTGATCCACCTGAACGACGAAGGCGCGCAATACGCCAACGGTTATCGCCTGCAGGAGATCGTCAAAAAGTACTCCAATCACATCGCGTTTCCGATCTTCCTCACCTACGACAAGAGTGAGTGGAACGCCGAGAAGAAGGAGTCTGAAAAGTCTCGCGTCACGGAGCAGGTCAACGCCGCCAGCGCGATGTGGCAGCGCAGCAAGTCTGAACTTACCGACGAGGACTACCAGGAGTTTTACAAGTCCATCACCGGTGAGTGGGAAGATCCATTGTTCTGGTTCCATACCCGCGCTGAAGGCACGATGGAGTACACCACGCTCTTCTACATTCCGGCGAAGGCCCCGTCGGACCTGTACCAGGCGGACTACAAGGGTGGCATTAAGCTCTATGTAAAGCGCGTCTTCATCATGGACGATTCGAAGGAGCTGTTGCCGCCGTATCTCCGCTTCGTCCGCGGCATCATTGATTCCGAAGATCTGCCACTGAACGTATCACGCGAGATTCTGCAGCAGAACAAGGTGCTCACGAGCATCAAGACTGCCAGCGTAAAGAAGATCCTCGGCGAGTTGAAGACCATCGCCGCGAACGACCCAGCCAAATACGGGCAGTTCATCGAGCAATACAACCGGCCGCTGAAGGAAGGCGTTTACGGCGACTACGCGAACCGTGACACTCTGCTGGAGCTGGTCCGCTTCAAGACGACCAAGGCGGATGGCCTCACCTCGCTTGCCGAAGTGAAGGACCGCATGCAGCCTGAGCAGAAGGCGCTGTACTTCATTACGGGCGGGTCAGAGAGCATGCTGCGGAACTCGCCTCTGCTGGAGATTTACAAGAAGAAGGGGATTGAGGTACTTCTGCTGGACGATGACATCGACGAGATCGTCTTCTCGTCTGTGCCGAAGTACGGAGACATCGACCTGAAGGCAGTTAATTCTGCCACCGCATCTGAGGACCTTAAGGATGACTCCGCTCCCGAAAAGTCTGAGGAGCTGAAGCCGTTGCTTGAGAAGATTAAAGCGGCTCTGGGCGATGCGGTAAAGGAGGTTCGAGCCTCATCGCGCCTGGCTGACAGCCCTTCCGTCATCGTGTCGGATGAAGATGAACCCAGTGCCCGCATGCGCCAGATGATGCGAGCGATGGGCCAGAAAGAATTGCCTGAGCCGACTCCGACTTTGGAGATCAATCCCGATCACGAAATCATCCGGA